A window of Malania oleifera isolate guangnan ecotype guangnan chromosome 5, ASM2987363v1, whole genome shotgun sequence contains these coding sequences:
- the LOC131155699 gene encoding B3 domain-containing transcription factor ABI3 isoform X4, translating to METEESQNREDLHAGDGERNGFDVVMPKEEVIMDEREIWFERENDDLLAANDHGSIFYGDFPPFPDFPCMSSSSSTSSAPAPTNPSACATSSSSLSSSSSSAASLAVLQSDAAADDAENSNSHPHNHQDQYNHGAEPPSTPQTAAAESSTVPMEVPPPLDVDCMAVMENFGCIDLLEPNDIWDPSSIFPQENSLSEFQRVDQQLFQEPLQVPLPPQATDETSASEDLAAVFFEWLKSNKESICAEDLRKIKLRRATIECAARRLGGGKEGTKQLLKLILEWVQQHQLHKKREQELPYPFQNPNPNPKSVANDSNPCYRPPLVAAYPPYVSDLPVMASAATAAPPAYRPMVGYIGGDPFCASPFQAPSEYQTMESAPTWSSQQFNLPSQYNNPFSDNNLPLPQVAPDQHAFGASYAGQFPCPFYRGNGEGLVRLGVSATKEARKKRMARQRRFLSHHHRSHHSQENQAEDMCVEQQREEGGENCTTTDQANNGNWVYRQATGPTSVQPGMPVDAPQPHSDRPAQNYQRQFGSDRRQKVLKQSDVGSLGRIVLPKKEAETHLPELEARDGISIAMEDIGSGQITRAGCISLKTQEILSNQMDSKKGIS from the exons ATGGAGACGGAGGAATCTCAAAATCGTGAAGATCTACATGCGGGGGACGGGGAGAGAAATGGGTTTGATGTTGTTATGCCAAAGGAAGAAGTGATAATGGACGAAAGAGAGATCTGGTTCGAAAGAGAAAACGATGATCTACTTGCTGCAAACGATCACGGTTCCATCTTCTACGGCGATTTCCCCCCTTTTCCAGATTTCCCATGCATGTCTTCCTCCTCCTCCACTTCATCTGCGCCGGCGCCGACGAATCCCTCTGCATGTGCCACGTCATCCTCGTCGttgtcttcttcctcttcctccgcGGCTTCCTTAGCCGTCCTCCAGTCCGACGCCGCAGCCGATGATGCAGAAAATAGCAACAGCCACCCCCACAACCACCAGGACCAGTATAATCATGGTGCGGAACCCCCATCTACGCCGCAAACAGCGGCCGCGGAGTCGTCCACCGTGCCCATGGAGGTGCCTCCGCCGCTGGATGTGGATTGCATGGCTGTCATGGAGAATTTTGGGTGCATTGATCTGCTTGAGCCCAACGATATTTGGGACCCTTCTTCTATTTTCCCCCAAGAAAACTCTTTATCAGAATTTCAGCGAGTTGATCAACAGTTGTTTCAAGAACCGCTCCAAGTGCCATTGCCACCACAGGCGACGGATGAAACGAGTGCCTCTGAGGATCTAGCCGCGGTTTTCTTCGAGTGGCTCAAGTCCAACAAAGAATCAATATGTGCTGAAGACTTGAGGAAGATCAAACTCAGGCGCGCCACAATTGAGTGTGCGGCTAGGCGTTTGGGGGGTGGGAAAGAGGGAACCAAACAGTTGTTGAAACTCATTCTTGAGTGGGTCCAGCAACACCAGCTTCACAAAAAGCGCGAACAAGAACTTCCCTACCCTtttcaaaaccctaaccctaaccctaaatctgTCGCCAATGATTCAAACCCTTGTTACCGTCCTCCCTTGGTGGCGGCTTACCCACCTTACGTTTCCGATCTGCCGGTGATGGCTTCAGCAGCCACGGCGGCTCCGCCGGCATATAGGCCCATGGTTGGGTACATTGGTGGCGACCCTTTTTGCGCCTCTCCCTTTCAAGCTCCCTCAGAATATCAGACAATGGAATCAGCTCCCACTTGGTCTTCACAACAGTTTAATCTTCCCTCGCAGTATAACAACCCATTTTCAGATAATAATCTGCCGCTGCCTCAGGTGGCACCGGACCAGCACGCTTTTGGCGCTAGCTACGCGGGCCAGTTCCCGTGTCCGTTTTACCGTGGAAATGGGGAAGGCTTGGTGAGGTTGGGCGTTTCGGCAACAAAGGAGGCTCGGAAGAAGAGGATGGCTCGGCAGAGGCGGTTTTTGTCGCACCATCACCGGAGCCATCACAGCCAGGAGAACCAAGCTGAGGATATGTGTGTGGAACAGCAAAGAGAGGAGGGTGGAGAAAATTGCACCACAACGGATCAGGCAAACAATGGAAATTGGGTGTACCGGCAAGCTACTGGCCCCACTTCGGTCCAACCCGGCATGCCGGTGGATGCACCACAACCGCATTCGGATCGGCCCGCTCAGAATTATCAGCGGCAGTTTGGGTCTGACCGGCGGCAG AAAGTATTGAAGCAGAGCGATGTGGGAAGTCTTGGGAGGATAGTGTTGCCAAAA AAAGAAGCAGAAACACATCTCCCAGAACTGGAGGCAAGAGACGGCATTTCCATAGCCATGGAAGATATAG GTTCTGGCCAAATAACAAGAGCAGGATGTATCTCCTTGAAAACACAG GAGATTTTATCAAATCAAATGGACTCCAAGAAGGGGATTTCATAG
- the LOC131155699 gene encoding B3 domain-containing transcription factor ABI3 isoform X1 produces METEESQNREDLHAGDGERNGFDVVMPKEEVIMDEREIWFERENDDLLAANDHGSIFYGDFPPFPDFPCMSSSSSTSSAPAPTNPSACATSSSSLSSSSSSAASLAVLQSDAAADDAENSNSHPHNHQDQYNHGAEPPSTPQTAAAESSTVPMEVPPPLDVDCMAVMENFGCIDLLEPNDIWDPSSIFPQENSLSEFQRVDQQLFQEPLQVPLPPQATDETSASEDLAAVFFEWLKSNKESICAEDLRKIKLRRATIECAARRLGGGKEGTKQLLKLILEWVQQHQLHKKREQELPYPFQNPNPNPKSVANDSNPCYRPPLVAAYPPYVSDLPVMASAATAAPPAYRPMVGYIGGDPFCASPFQAPSEYQTMESAPTWSSQQFNLPSQYNNPFSDNNLPLPQVAPDQHAFGASYAGQFPCPFYRGNGEGLVRLGVSATKEARKKRMARQRRFLSHHHRSHHSQENQAEDMCVEQQREEGGENCTTTDQANNGNWVYRQATGPTSVQPGMPVDAPQPHSDRPAQNYQRQFGSDRRQGWKTEKNLRFLLQKVLKQSDVGSLGRIVLPKKEAETHLPELEARDGISIAMEDIGTSRVWNMRYRFWPNNKSRMYLLENTGDFIKSNGLQEGDFIVIYSDVKCGKYMIRGVKVRQQGPKTNTKKSGKGQRTGKLTNIASSSSSSPTTETPK; encoded by the exons ATGGAGACGGAGGAATCTCAAAATCGTGAAGATCTACATGCGGGGGACGGGGAGAGAAATGGGTTTGATGTTGTTATGCCAAAGGAAGAAGTGATAATGGACGAAAGAGAGATCTGGTTCGAAAGAGAAAACGATGATCTACTTGCTGCAAACGATCACGGTTCCATCTTCTACGGCGATTTCCCCCCTTTTCCAGATTTCCCATGCATGTCTTCCTCCTCCTCCACTTCATCTGCGCCGGCGCCGACGAATCCCTCTGCATGTGCCACGTCATCCTCGTCGttgtcttcttcctcttcctccgcGGCTTCCTTAGCCGTCCTCCAGTCCGACGCCGCAGCCGATGATGCAGAAAATAGCAACAGCCACCCCCACAACCACCAGGACCAGTATAATCATGGTGCGGAACCCCCATCTACGCCGCAAACAGCGGCCGCGGAGTCGTCCACCGTGCCCATGGAGGTGCCTCCGCCGCTGGATGTGGATTGCATGGCTGTCATGGAGAATTTTGGGTGCATTGATCTGCTTGAGCCCAACGATATTTGGGACCCTTCTTCTATTTTCCCCCAAGAAAACTCTTTATCAGAATTTCAGCGAGTTGATCAACAGTTGTTTCAAGAACCGCTCCAAGTGCCATTGCCACCACAGGCGACGGATGAAACGAGTGCCTCTGAGGATCTAGCCGCGGTTTTCTTCGAGTGGCTCAAGTCCAACAAAGAATCAATATGTGCTGAAGACTTGAGGAAGATCAAACTCAGGCGCGCCACAATTGAGTGTGCGGCTAGGCGTTTGGGGGGTGGGAAAGAGGGAACCAAACAGTTGTTGAAACTCATTCTTGAGTGGGTCCAGCAACACCAGCTTCACAAAAAGCGCGAACAAGAACTTCCCTACCCTtttcaaaaccctaaccctaaccctaaatctgTCGCCAATGATTCAAACCCTTGTTACCGTCCTCCCTTGGTGGCGGCTTACCCACCTTACGTTTCCGATCTGCCGGTGATGGCTTCAGCAGCCACGGCGGCTCCGCCGGCATATAGGCCCATGGTTGGGTACATTGGTGGCGACCCTTTTTGCGCCTCTCCCTTTCAAGCTCCCTCAGAATATCAGACAATGGAATCAGCTCCCACTTGGTCTTCACAACAGTTTAATCTTCCCTCGCAGTATAACAACCCATTTTCAGATAATAATCTGCCGCTGCCTCAGGTGGCACCGGACCAGCACGCTTTTGGCGCTAGCTACGCGGGCCAGTTCCCGTGTCCGTTTTACCGTGGAAATGGGGAAGGCTTGGTGAGGTTGGGCGTTTCGGCAACAAAGGAGGCTCGGAAGAAGAGGATGGCTCGGCAGAGGCGGTTTTTGTCGCACCATCACCGGAGCCATCACAGCCAGGAGAACCAAGCTGAGGATATGTGTGTGGAACAGCAAAGAGAGGAGGGTGGAGAAAATTGCACCACAACGGATCAGGCAAACAATGGAAATTGGGTGTACCGGCAAGCTACTGGCCCCACTTCGGTCCAACCCGGCATGCCGGTGGATGCACCACAACCGCATTCGGATCGGCCCGCTCAGAATTATCAGCGGCAGTTTGGGTCTGACCGGCGGCAG GGATGGAAAACTGAGAAAAATTTGAGGTTTCTTCTGCAGAAAGTATTGAAGCAGAGCGATGTGGGAAGTCTTGGGAGGATAGTGTTGCCAAAA AAAGAAGCAGAAACACATCTCCCAGAACTGGAGGCAAGAGACGGCATTTCCATAGCCATGGAAGATATAGGTACTTCCCGTGTCTGGAATATGCGCTATAG GTTCTGGCCAAATAACAAGAGCAGGATGTATCTCCTTGAAAACACAG GAGATTTTATCAAATCAAATGGACTCCAAGAAGGGGATTTCATAGTTATTTACTCAGACGTCAAGTGTGGCAAATAT ATGATTCGGGGAGTGAAAGTACGGCAACAAGGGCCAAAGACCAACACAAAGAAGTCAGGGAAGGGACAGAGAACTGGTAAACTTACTAAtattgcttcttcttcttcttcttccccaaCCACAGAAACGCCcaagtaa
- the LOC131155699 gene encoding B3 domain-containing transcription factor ABI3 isoform X2 — METEESQNREDLHAGDGERNGFDVVMPKEEVIMDEREIWFERENDDLLAANDHGSIFYGDFPPFPDFPCMSSSSSTSSAPAPTNPSACATSSSSLSSSSSSAASLAVLQSDAAADDAENSNSHPHNHQDQYNHGAEPPSTPQTAAAESSTVPMEVPPPLDVDCMAVMENFGCIDLLEPNDIWDPSSIFPQENSLSEFQRVDQQLFQEPLQVPLPPQATDETSASEDLAAVFFEWLKSNKESICAEDLRKIKLRRATIECAARRLGGGKEGTKQLLKLILEWVQQHQLHKKREQELPYPFQNPNPNPKSVANDSNPCYRPPLVAAYPPYVSDLPVMASAATAAPPAYRPMVGYIGGDPFCASPFQAPSEYQTMESAPTWSSQQFNLPSQYNNPFSDNNLPLPQVAPDQHAFGASYAGQFPCPFYRGNGEGLVRLGVSATKEARKKRMARQRRFLSHHHRSHHSQENQAEDMCVEQQREEGGENCTTTDQANNGNWVYRQATGPTSVQPGMPVDAPQPHSDRPAQNYQRQFGSDRRQKVLKQSDVGSLGRIVLPKKEAETHLPELEARDGISIAMEDIGTSRVWNMRYRFWPNNKSRMYLLENTGDFIKSNGLQEGDFIVIYSDVKCGKYMIRGVKVRQQGPKTNTKKSGKGQRTGKLTNIASSSSSSPTTETPK, encoded by the exons ATGGAGACGGAGGAATCTCAAAATCGTGAAGATCTACATGCGGGGGACGGGGAGAGAAATGGGTTTGATGTTGTTATGCCAAAGGAAGAAGTGATAATGGACGAAAGAGAGATCTGGTTCGAAAGAGAAAACGATGATCTACTTGCTGCAAACGATCACGGTTCCATCTTCTACGGCGATTTCCCCCCTTTTCCAGATTTCCCATGCATGTCTTCCTCCTCCTCCACTTCATCTGCGCCGGCGCCGACGAATCCCTCTGCATGTGCCACGTCATCCTCGTCGttgtcttcttcctcttcctccgcGGCTTCCTTAGCCGTCCTCCAGTCCGACGCCGCAGCCGATGATGCAGAAAATAGCAACAGCCACCCCCACAACCACCAGGACCAGTATAATCATGGTGCGGAACCCCCATCTACGCCGCAAACAGCGGCCGCGGAGTCGTCCACCGTGCCCATGGAGGTGCCTCCGCCGCTGGATGTGGATTGCATGGCTGTCATGGAGAATTTTGGGTGCATTGATCTGCTTGAGCCCAACGATATTTGGGACCCTTCTTCTATTTTCCCCCAAGAAAACTCTTTATCAGAATTTCAGCGAGTTGATCAACAGTTGTTTCAAGAACCGCTCCAAGTGCCATTGCCACCACAGGCGACGGATGAAACGAGTGCCTCTGAGGATCTAGCCGCGGTTTTCTTCGAGTGGCTCAAGTCCAACAAAGAATCAATATGTGCTGAAGACTTGAGGAAGATCAAACTCAGGCGCGCCACAATTGAGTGTGCGGCTAGGCGTTTGGGGGGTGGGAAAGAGGGAACCAAACAGTTGTTGAAACTCATTCTTGAGTGGGTCCAGCAACACCAGCTTCACAAAAAGCGCGAACAAGAACTTCCCTACCCTtttcaaaaccctaaccctaaccctaaatctgTCGCCAATGATTCAAACCCTTGTTACCGTCCTCCCTTGGTGGCGGCTTACCCACCTTACGTTTCCGATCTGCCGGTGATGGCTTCAGCAGCCACGGCGGCTCCGCCGGCATATAGGCCCATGGTTGGGTACATTGGTGGCGACCCTTTTTGCGCCTCTCCCTTTCAAGCTCCCTCAGAATATCAGACAATGGAATCAGCTCCCACTTGGTCTTCACAACAGTTTAATCTTCCCTCGCAGTATAACAACCCATTTTCAGATAATAATCTGCCGCTGCCTCAGGTGGCACCGGACCAGCACGCTTTTGGCGCTAGCTACGCGGGCCAGTTCCCGTGTCCGTTTTACCGTGGAAATGGGGAAGGCTTGGTGAGGTTGGGCGTTTCGGCAACAAAGGAGGCTCGGAAGAAGAGGATGGCTCGGCAGAGGCGGTTTTTGTCGCACCATCACCGGAGCCATCACAGCCAGGAGAACCAAGCTGAGGATATGTGTGTGGAACAGCAAAGAGAGGAGGGTGGAGAAAATTGCACCACAACGGATCAGGCAAACAATGGAAATTGGGTGTACCGGCAAGCTACTGGCCCCACTTCGGTCCAACCCGGCATGCCGGTGGATGCACCACAACCGCATTCGGATCGGCCCGCTCAGAATTATCAGCGGCAGTTTGGGTCTGACCGGCGGCAG AAAGTATTGAAGCAGAGCGATGTGGGAAGTCTTGGGAGGATAGTGTTGCCAAAA AAAGAAGCAGAAACACATCTCCCAGAACTGGAGGCAAGAGACGGCATTTCCATAGCCATGGAAGATATAGGTACTTCCCGTGTCTGGAATATGCGCTATAG GTTCTGGCCAAATAACAAGAGCAGGATGTATCTCCTTGAAAACACAG GAGATTTTATCAAATCAAATGGACTCCAAGAAGGGGATTTCATAGTTATTTACTCAGACGTCAAGTGTGGCAAATAT ATGATTCGGGGAGTGAAAGTACGGCAACAAGGGCCAAAGACCAACACAAAGAAGTCAGGGAAGGGACAGAGAACTGGTAAACTTACTAAtattgcttcttcttcttcttcttccccaaCCACAGAAACGCCcaagtaa
- the LOC131155699 gene encoding B3 domain-containing transcription factor ABI3 isoform X3 gives METEESQNREDLHAGDGERNGFDVVMPKEEVIMDEREIWFERENDDLLAANDHGSIFYGDFPPFPDFPCMSSSSSTSSAPAPTNPSACATSSSSLSSSSSSAASLAVLQSDAAADDAENSNSHPHNHQDQYNHGAEPPSTPQTAAAESSTVPMEVPPPLDVDCMAVMENFGCIDLLEPNDIWDPSSIFPQENSLSEFQRVDQQLFQEPLQVPLPPQATDETSASEDLAAVFFEWLKSNKESICAEDLRKIKLRRATIECAARRLGGGKEGTKQLLKLILEWVQQHQLHKKREQELPYPFQNPNPNPKSVANDSNPCYRPPLVAAYPPYVSDLPVMASAATAAPPAYRPMVGYIGGDPFCASPFQAPSEYQTMESAPTWSSQQFNLPSQYNNPFSDNNLPLPQVAPDQHAFGASYAGQFPCPFYRGNGEGLVRLGVSATKEARKKRMARQRRFLSHHHRSHHSQENQAEDMCVEQQREEGGENCTTTDQANNGNWVYRQATGPTSVQPGMPVDAPQPHSDRPAQNYQRQFGSDRRQGWKTEKNLRFLLQKVLKQSDVGSLGRIVLPKKEAETHLPELEARDGISIAMEDIGSGQITRAGCISLKTQEILSNQMDSKKGIS, from the exons ATGGAGACGGAGGAATCTCAAAATCGTGAAGATCTACATGCGGGGGACGGGGAGAGAAATGGGTTTGATGTTGTTATGCCAAAGGAAGAAGTGATAATGGACGAAAGAGAGATCTGGTTCGAAAGAGAAAACGATGATCTACTTGCTGCAAACGATCACGGTTCCATCTTCTACGGCGATTTCCCCCCTTTTCCAGATTTCCCATGCATGTCTTCCTCCTCCTCCACTTCATCTGCGCCGGCGCCGACGAATCCCTCTGCATGTGCCACGTCATCCTCGTCGttgtcttcttcctcttcctccgcGGCTTCCTTAGCCGTCCTCCAGTCCGACGCCGCAGCCGATGATGCAGAAAATAGCAACAGCCACCCCCACAACCACCAGGACCAGTATAATCATGGTGCGGAACCCCCATCTACGCCGCAAACAGCGGCCGCGGAGTCGTCCACCGTGCCCATGGAGGTGCCTCCGCCGCTGGATGTGGATTGCATGGCTGTCATGGAGAATTTTGGGTGCATTGATCTGCTTGAGCCCAACGATATTTGGGACCCTTCTTCTATTTTCCCCCAAGAAAACTCTTTATCAGAATTTCAGCGAGTTGATCAACAGTTGTTTCAAGAACCGCTCCAAGTGCCATTGCCACCACAGGCGACGGATGAAACGAGTGCCTCTGAGGATCTAGCCGCGGTTTTCTTCGAGTGGCTCAAGTCCAACAAAGAATCAATATGTGCTGAAGACTTGAGGAAGATCAAACTCAGGCGCGCCACAATTGAGTGTGCGGCTAGGCGTTTGGGGGGTGGGAAAGAGGGAACCAAACAGTTGTTGAAACTCATTCTTGAGTGGGTCCAGCAACACCAGCTTCACAAAAAGCGCGAACAAGAACTTCCCTACCCTtttcaaaaccctaaccctaaccctaaatctgTCGCCAATGATTCAAACCCTTGTTACCGTCCTCCCTTGGTGGCGGCTTACCCACCTTACGTTTCCGATCTGCCGGTGATGGCTTCAGCAGCCACGGCGGCTCCGCCGGCATATAGGCCCATGGTTGGGTACATTGGTGGCGACCCTTTTTGCGCCTCTCCCTTTCAAGCTCCCTCAGAATATCAGACAATGGAATCAGCTCCCACTTGGTCTTCACAACAGTTTAATCTTCCCTCGCAGTATAACAACCCATTTTCAGATAATAATCTGCCGCTGCCTCAGGTGGCACCGGACCAGCACGCTTTTGGCGCTAGCTACGCGGGCCAGTTCCCGTGTCCGTTTTACCGTGGAAATGGGGAAGGCTTGGTGAGGTTGGGCGTTTCGGCAACAAAGGAGGCTCGGAAGAAGAGGATGGCTCGGCAGAGGCGGTTTTTGTCGCACCATCACCGGAGCCATCACAGCCAGGAGAACCAAGCTGAGGATATGTGTGTGGAACAGCAAAGAGAGGAGGGTGGAGAAAATTGCACCACAACGGATCAGGCAAACAATGGAAATTGGGTGTACCGGCAAGCTACTGGCCCCACTTCGGTCCAACCCGGCATGCCGGTGGATGCACCACAACCGCATTCGGATCGGCCCGCTCAGAATTATCAGCGGCAGTTTGGGTCTGACCGGCGGCAG GGATGGAAAACTGAGAAAAATTTGAGGTTTCTTCTGCAGAAAGTATTGAAGCAGAGCGATGTGGGAAGTCTTGGGAGGATAGTGTTGCCAAAA AAAGAAGCAGAAACACATCTCCCAGAACTGGAGGCAAGAGACGGCATTTCCATAGCCATGGAAGATATAG GTTCTGGCCAAATAACAAGAGCAGGATGTATCTCCTTGAAAACACAG GAGATTTTATCAAATCAAATGGACTCCAAGAAGGGGATTTCATAG